The following are from one region of the Arachis duranensis cultivar V14167 chromosome 10, aradu.V14167.gnm2.J7QH, whole genome shotgun sequence genome:
- the LOC107469603 gene encoding protein IQ-DOMAIN 14 isoform X1 has product MGKKGSWFSAIKRVFTHHSKEKQVPNDSENKSSKDKKKKGLGKLRHGETNSFIPLFREPSSIEKIFGDFEREQQLLSVRPPTPLEQPKPAPVVPPRAASPRAPSPRAPSPRAASPKAPSPRATSPKATSSRVVHHHKEVGYRPEPTLRNQHAAASKIQAVYRGYMARRSFRALKGLVRLQGVVRGQNVKRQTVNAMKHMQLLVRVQSQIQSRRIQMLENQARYQAELRNDKDVASTLGKLTSENEEWDDSLLTKEEIEARLQRKVEAIIKRERAMAFAYSHQLWKSTPKSSSTPVTDLRSGPWWWNWLERQMPASSNPQEKQSLKNFQITPPRPYSEQKTSPKPASTSTPRQHHFAFDNMDIPTPKSTKSTILPSSKPSRTPPYRTPQPSTMSKYSRAFDVALKDDDSLTSCPPFSVPNYMAPTVSAKAKVRANSNPRERFGGVGTPTSDSKRRLSFPFTQGIGSFKWNNSNNGKTNKDLPGSNHRMQLDSSIGNMSVDSTVSLPATMGRKPFTRFV; this is encoded by the exons ATGGGAAAGAAGGGTAGTTGGTTTTCTGCAATAAAGAGGGTTTTCACACACCACTCCAAGGAGAAGCAAGTACCTAAT GATTCGGAGAACAAAAGCTcgaaagataagaagaagaaaggccTAGGAAAACTAAGGCATGGAGAGACCAATTCATTCATCCCCCTCTTCAGAGAGCCAAGCAGCATTGAGAAAATCTTTGGCGACTTTGAAAGAGAGCAACAATTACTATCTGTAAGGCCTCCAACGCCTCTCGAGCAACCAAAACCAGCCCCTGTTGTCCCTCCTAGAGCTGCTTCTCCAAGGGCTCCTTCTCCGAGGGCTCCATCTCCAAGAGCTGCGTCTCCGAAGGCTCCTTCTCCGCGTGCTACCTCTCCCAAAGCTACTTCTTCCAGGGTTGTTCATCACCACAAGGAGGTTGGCTATAGACCGGAACCAACTTTAAGGAACCAACATGCCGCAGCATCTAAGATCCAGGCTGTTTATAGAGGCTATATG GCCAGGAGGAGTTTTAGAGCTCTGAAGGGATTGGTGAGGCTTCAAGGCGTGGTAAGAGGACAGAATGTGAAGAGACAGACGGTTAATGCCATGAAACATATGCAGCTTTTGGTGCGAGTTCAGTCTCAAATTCAGTCTCGAAGGATTCAGATGCTGGAAAATCAGGCGCGATATCAAGCCGAGTTAAGGAATGACAAGGATGTTGCTAGCACCTTGGGCAAATTGACT TCTGAGAATGAAGAATGGGATGATAGCTTACTGACAAAAGAGGAAATAGAGGCAAGATTACAAAGGAAGGTGGAAGCAATCatcaaaagagaaagagcaatgGCATTTGCATACTCTCATCag TTATGGAAATCCACTCCGAAATCATCTTCGACGCCGGTGACAGACTTGCGATCCGGCCCTTGGTGGTGGAACTGGTTGGAGAGACAAATGCCAGCCTCATCAAATCCACAAGAGAAACAATCCCTCAAGAACTTCCAAATCACACCTCCAAGACCATACTCAGAACAGAAGACTAGTCCGAAACCCGCCTCGACCAGCACCCCCCGGCAGCATCATTTCGCCTTCGACAACATGGACATACCGACGCCAAAATCCACCAAATCAACCATACTCCCATCCTCAAAACCTTCTAGAACTCCACCATACAGAACTCCACAACCATCAACCATGTCAAAGTATTCAAGAGCCTTCGACGTGGCGCTGAAGGACGACGATAGCCTAACAAGTTGTCCACCATTTTCCGTGCCGAATTACATGGCTCCAACTGTTTCTGCCAAGGCCAAAGTTCGCGCCAATAGCAATCCAAGAGAAAGGTTTGGTGGTGTTGGAACTCCAACAAGTGATTCAAAGAGAAGACTCTCATTCCCTTTCACACAAGGTATTGGTTCTTTCAAATGgaataatagtaataatggTAAAACCAATAAGGATCTTCCTGGCTCTAATCACAGGATGCAACTTGATTCTTCTATAGGGAACATGAGTGTGGATTCAACTGTTTCTTTGCCTGCTACCATGGGGAGAAAGCCTTTTACAAGATTTGTGTGa
- the LOC107469603 gene encoding protein IQ-DOMAIN 14 isoform X2 produces the protein MGKKGSWFSAIKRVFTHHSKEKQVPNDSENKSSKDKKKKGLGKLRHGETNSFIPLFREPSSIEKIFGDFEREQQLLSVRPPTPLEQPKPAPVVPPRAASPRAPSPRAPSPRAASPKAPSPRATSPKATSSRVVHHHKEVGYRPEPTLRNQHAAASKIQAVYRGYMARRSFRALKGLVRLQGVVRGQNVKRQTVNAMKHMQLLVRVQSQIQSRRIQMLENQARYQAELRNDKDVASTLGKLTSENEEWDDSLLTKEEIEARLQRKVEAIIKRERAMAFAYSHQLWKSTPKSSSTPVTDLRSGPWWWNWLERQMPASSNPQEKQSLKNFQITPPRPYSEQKTSPKPASTSTPRQHHFAFDNMDIPTPKSTKSTILPSSKPSRTPPYRTPQPSTMSKYSRAFDVALKDDDSLTSCPPFSVPNYMAPTVSAKAKVRANSNPRERFGGVGTPTSDSKRRLSFPFTQGNMSVDSTVSLPATMGRKPFTRFV, from the exons ATGGGAAAGAAGGGTAGTTGGTTTTCTGCAATAAAGAGGGTTTTCACACACCACTCCAAGGAGAAGCAAGTACCTAAT GATTCGGAGAACAAAAGCTcgaaagataagaagaagaaaggccTAGGAAAACTAAGGCATGGAGAGACCAATTCATTCATCCCCCTCTTCAGAGAGCCAAGCAGCATTGAGAAAATCTTTGGCGACTTTGAAAGAGAGCAACAATTACTATCTGTAAGGCCTCCAACGCCTCTCGAGCAACCAAAACCAGCCCCTGTTGTCCCTCCTAGAGCTGCTTCTCCAAGGGCTCCTTCTCCGAGGGCTCCATCTCCAAGAGCTGCGTCTCCGAAGGCTCCTTCTCCGCGTGCTACCTCTCCCAAAGCTACTTCTTCCAGGGTTGTTCATCACCACAAGGAGGTTGGCTATAGACCGGAACCAACTTTAAGGAACCAACATGCCGCAGCATCTAAGATCCAGGCTGTTTATAGAGGCTATATG GCCAGGAGGAGTTTTAGAGCTCTGAAGGGATTGGTGAGGCTTCAAGGCGTGGTAAGAGGACAGAATGTGAAGAGACAGACGGTTAATGCCATGAAACATATGCAGCTTTTGGTGCGAGTTCAGTCTCAAATTCAGTCTCGAAGGATTCAGATGCTGGAAAATCAGGCGCGATATCAAGCCGAGTTAAGGAATGACAAGGATGTTGCTAGCACCTTGGGCAAATTGACT TCTGAGAATGAAGAATGGGATGATAGCTTACTGACAAAAGAGGAAATAGAGGCAAGATTACAAAGGAAGGTGGAAGCAATCatcaaaagagaaagagcaatgGCATTTGCATACTCTCATCag TTATGGAAATCCACTCCGAAATCATCTTCGACGCCGGTGACAGACTTGCGATCCGGCCCTTGGTGGTGGAACTGGTTGGAGAGACAAATGCCAGCCTCATCAAATCCACAAGAGAAACAATCCCTCAAGAACTTCCAAATCACACCTCCAAGACCATACTCAGAACAGAAGACTAGTCCGAAACCCGCCTCGACCAGCACCCCCCGGCAGCATCATTTCGCCTTCGACAACATGGACATACCGACGCCAAAATCCACCAAATCAACCATACTCCCATCCTCAAAACCTTCTAGAACTCCACCATACAGAACTCCACAACCATCAACCATGTCAAAGTATTCAAGAGCCTTCGACGTGGCGCTGAAGGACGACGATAGCCTAACAAGTTGTCCACCATTTTCCGTGCCGAATTACATGGCTCCAACTGTTTCTGCCAAGGCCAAAGTTCGCGCCAATAGCAATCCAAGAGAAAGGTTTGGTGGTGTTGGAACTCCAACAAGTGATTCAAAGAGAAGACTCTCATTCCCTTTCACACAAG GGAACATGAGTGTGGATTCAACTGTTTCTTTGCCTGCTACCATGGGGAGAAAGCCTTTTACAAGATTTGTGTGa